In the Kitasatospora terrestris genome, one interval contains:
- a CDS encoding LysR family transcriptional regulator: protein MAPDTVSLRYFLVLAQELNFTRAAARIGVAQPALSARMRRLEAELGTALLVRNTRTVALTTAGAALAESAPPALAALDRAWDAARSAAAGGPVALRIGHSLSAGAETAPALVDRLMRGNRGLEVGAAPMATPEISAAVADGRIDAGITRGEQPGRGVRRFLLRRARIGVQLAQHHPLADHPEIEIAEAAGYPLRLPDRAANPVVHDQLSALFRDVRPHPRFHTPAVSFDMSQRDLRDGVTLAPAGEAAATAQPAGLTWRPLRGAPSLTYHLVLPSEQSPLHRRVRAVAKALAHELHWLPDRPTGHGPWRVGSASAGSPADGR from the coding sequence GTGGCGCCGGATACGGTGAGCCTGCGGTACTTCCTGGTGCTGGCACAGGAGTTGAACTTCACCCGCGCGGCCGCCCGGATCGGTGTCGCACAGCCCGCACTCAGCGCCCGGATGCGCCGATTGGAGGCGGAACTCGGTACGGCCCTGCTGGTCCGCAACACGCGCACCGTCGCGTTGACCACGGCCGGTGCGGCTCTGGCGGAGTCCGCGCCGCCCGCGCTGGCGGCGCTCGACCGGGCGTGGGACGCGGCCCGGAGCGCGGCGGCCGGTGGACCGGTCGCGCTGCGCATCGGACACAGCCTCAGCGCCGGGGCCGAGACGGCACCCGCCCTGGTGGACAGGCTGATGCGCGGCAACCGCGGACTCGAGGTCGGCGCGGCCCCGATGGCGACACCGGAGATCTCCGCCGCGGTCGCCGACGGCCGCATCGATGCCGGGATCACCCGCGGTGAACAGCCGGGCCGCGGCGTGCGCCGGTTCCTGCTGCGCCGTGCGCGCATCGGGGTCCAGCTGGCGCAGCACCATCCGCTGGCCGACCACCCGGAGATCGAGATCGCCGAGGCGGCCGGGTATCCGCTGCGACTTCCGGACCGCGCGGCCAACCCCGTGGTCCACGACCAGCTGTCCGCGCTGTTCCGGGACGTCCGACCGCACCCCCGATTCCACACGCCCGCAGTCTCCTTCGACATGTCCCAGCGCGACCTGCGCGACGGGGTCACCCTCGCCCCGGCCGGAGAAGCCGCGGCCACGGCGCAGCCGGCCGGTCTCACCTGGCGACCGCTGCGGGGCGCGCCCAGCCTGACGTACCACCTGGTCCTCCCGAGCGAGCAGTCGCCACTGCACCGCCGTGTCCGTGCCGTCGCCAAGGCCCTGGCACACGAGCTGCACTGGCTGCCGGACCGACCCACCGGCCACGGCCCTTGGCGGGTCGGCAGCGCATCCGCCGGATCACCCGCGGACGGACGGTGA
- a CDS encoding acyclic terpene utilization AtuA family protein produces MPRRRSKGRRAVLRIGNASGFYGDRFGAFREMLTGGPLDVLTGDYLAELTMLILARDRLKDPRLGYAKTFLRQAEECLALALDRGVRIVVNAGGLNPAGLAAALRELADRQGLAARVAHVAGDDLLPRRAELPPTGPGLLAANAYLGAQGIAACLRAGADVVVTGRVTDAALVVGPGIAHFGWGPNDLDALAGAVVAGHVLECGAQATGGNYAFFREHDVLRPGFPIAELHADGSSVITKHPGTGGAVTTGTVTAQLLYETAGPRYLNPDVTARLDTARLTEEGPDRVRIDGVRGEAPPPALKVGLNRLAGYRNEVVFVLTGLDIDAKAELTKRQINDAIAADPPAEVRWSLARTDHPDADTEETAAALLRLTVRDPEERRVGRALSAAAVELALAGYPGFHLTAPPGPGSPYGVFEAVYVDQKDVEHTAVLPDGTRLPVAPPSTVAPPSAAEPRSAAGDPAGRGHHPHPELPPPLPESATRRGPLGAVAGARSGDKGGDANLGVWVRTDEAWRWLAHTLTTDLLRRLLPETADLDIERHLLPNLRAVNFTVAGLLGEGVAAQARFDPQAKALGEWLRSRHLDIPEVLL; encoded by the coding sequence CTGCCTCGAAGGCGGTCGAAGGGGAGGCGCGCGGTGTTGCGGATCGGCAATGCGTCCGGGTTCTACGGGGACCGGTTCGGGGCGTTCCGGGAGATGCTGACCGGTGGGCCGCTGGACGTCCTGACCGGCGACTACCTGGCCGAGTTGACCATGCTGATCCTGGCCCGGGACCGGTTGAAGGACCCGCGGCTCGGCTATGCGAAGACCTTCCTGCGGCAGGCCGAGGAGTGCCTCGCGCTGGCGCTGGACCGCGGGGTGCGGATCGTCGTCAACGCGGGCGGCCTGAACCCCGCCGGCCTGGCCGCCGCGCTGCGCGAGCTCGCGGACCGGCAGGGCCTGGCGGCCCGGGTCGCGCACGTCGCCGGCGACGACCTGCTGCCCCGACGCGCCGAACTCCCGCCCACCGGGCCGGGTCTGCTCGCGGCCAACGCCTACCTCGGTGCCCAGGGCATCGCGGCGTGCCTGCGGGCCGGGGCGGACGTGGTGGTCACCGGCCGGGTCACCGACGCGGCGCTGGTGGTCGGCCCGGGGATCGCGCACTTCGGCTGGGGCCCGAACGACCTCGACGCGCTCGCCGGGGCGGTGGTGGCGGGCCACGTGCTGGAGTGCGGGGCGCAGGCGACCGGCGGCAACTACGCGTTCTTCCGTGAGCACGACGTCCTCCGGCCGGGCTTCCCGATCGCGGAGCTGCACGCGGACGGCAGCAGCGTGATCACCAAGCACCCGGGCACCGGCGGCGCCGTCACCACCGGCACCGTGACCGCCCAGCTCCTGTACGAGACCGCCGGTCCGCGCTACCTCAACCCGGACGTCACCGCCCGGCTGGACACCGCCCGGCTGACCGAGGAGGGCCCGGACCGGGTCCGGATCGACGGGGTGCGCGGCGAGGCACCGCCGCCCGCGCTCAAGGTCGGCCTGAACCGGCTGGCCGGTTACCGCAACGAGGTGGTGTTCGTCCTCACCGGCCTGGACATCGACGCCAAAGCCGAGTTGACGAAGCGACAGATCAACGATGCGATCGCCGCCGACCCACCGGCCGAGGTCCGCTGGAGCCTCGCCCGCACCGACCACCCGGACGCCGACACCGAGGAGACGGCCGCCGCCCTGCTGCGGCTGACCGTCCGCGACCCGGAGGAGCGCCGGGTCGGCCGCGCGCTCTCCGCCGCCGCCGTGGAGCTCGCCCTGGCCGGCTACCCGGGCTTCCACCTCACCGCACCGCCCGGGCCGGGCAGCCCGTACGGCGTGTTCGAGGCGGTGTACGTCGACCAGAAGGACGTCGAGCACACCGCCGTCCTGCCCGACGGCACGCGGCTGCCCGTCGCCCCGCCGTCGACCGTCGCCCCGCCGTCGGCAGCCGAACCGCGGTCGGCCGCCGGCGACCCCGCCGGGCGCGGGCACCACCCGCACCCCGAACTCCCGCCCCCGCTGCCCGAGTCGGCCACCCGTCGGGGCCCGCTCGGCGCGGTCGCCGGGGCGCGCAGCGGCGACAAGGGCGGCGACGCCAACCTCGGCGTCTGGGTGCGGACCGACGAGGCGTGGCGCTGGCTCGCGCACACCCTGACCACCGACCTGCTCCGCCGACTCCTCCCGGAGACCGCCGACTTGGACATCGAACGCCATCTGCTCCCGAACCTCCGCGCGGTGAACTTCACCGTCGCCGGCCTGCTCGGCGAGGGCGTCGCCGCGCAGGCCCGTTTCGACCCGCAGGCCAAGGCGCTGGGGGAGTGGCTGCGCTCCCGCCACCTGGACATCCCGGAGGTGCTGCTGTGA